The Wansuia hejianensis genomic interval AGCACTGGATCTGGAATATACGCTGCCGGATGTGTCTCAGAGCGTAATCATCACCCGCATGGCCGGCCGGACACCAGTTCCGGACAGGGAAAGCATTGAGTCCTTCGCGGCCCACAAGGCGACGATGGTAATATTCCTGAGCACCGGCATGCTGGAGGAGCTGAGCGAACGGCTGGTAGCGGGGGGCTATCAGGCGGATACGCCGGCTGCCATCGTCTATAAAGCCACCTGGGAAGACCAGAAGACCTGTGTCTGCACCGTAGGAACTCTGGCGGAGACTGCCAGGAAGGAAAATATCACTAAGACGGCTCTGATGATTATTGGAGACGTGGTAACACACAGCCATTATGACAGATCGAAATTGTACCATCCGGAATTTACGACGGAATTCCGGGAAGGAAGCAAGTAATAGGGGAAGCACAGATGAAGATTACGGGGATTTGTTTTACAAGAGCGGGAATGGAGCTGGCAGGGAAGATCAAAGAGCTGCTGCTTCAGATACCGGTGGAGAAGGAAATAGTCACACAGTGGTTTTATAAAGGGAAGTATTTCCCGGAACAGAAGGAAACAGGATTTGAGATGATAACCGGTTCCATGAGGGACTGGGCATCCGACCGCTTCAGGGACAGTGATGGGATTATTTTTATCGGCGCCACAGGGATTGCCGTCCGGACAATCGCGCCTTATGTCAGGGATAAGCGGAAAGACCCGGCGGTACTGGTACTGGATGAAAAGGGAAAGTTCTGCATCCCGCTTTTATCCGGACATATCGGAGGCGCCAATGAACTGGCCGAATGGCTGGCTTCAAAGATCGGAAGTGTGCCCGTCATAACGACGGCCACGGATGTGAACGGCCGTTTTGCCGTAGATGTCTATGCAAAGAAAAACGATATGGTTATTTCCAATATGACCTATGCTAAAGAAGTGTCAGCTGCGCTGCTTTCCGGAGAACAGGTAGGCTTTCATACGAACTTTCCTGTAAAGGGCGAGCTTCCGGAGGGAATTGTCTGGTCGGGTGAAGCGGATCTGGGAATTTACATCAGCCCTTCTTATCACAGTGCGTATTTTGATCATACTCTCTGGCTGATTCCCAGGTGCCTGACGATTGGTATCGGCTGCCGGAAAGGCGTCAGCGCAAGGCAGATTGAGAAGCTGGTGGAAGATACTCTCAGGGACTACAGCCTGTACCCGGAAGCGATCCTTCAGGTGGCCACCATCGATCTGAAGAAGGACGAGCCGGGACTTGTGGAATTCTGCAGAAGCCGGGAACTTCCTCTGCGGACGTTTACAGCCGGGGAGTTGAAAGCGGTGCCGGGGAATTTTTCCAGCTCCGGATTTGTAGCTGATATTACCGGTGTTGACAACGTCTGTGAACGGAGTGCCGTCCTCGCGGGAGGCGGCAAATTAATCATTAAAAAGGTGAGCGGAGACGGCGTGACCTGCGCCGTCACCCTCCAGAACAGGAGCGTGGAATTTTGAATAAAATATATGTGGTGGGAATCGGCCCCGGCGCCTATGAAAAGATGACGGTTGAGGCGGCGGAGGCCCTGAAAAAAAGTGATATGATTATCGGATATACCGTATATGTGGATCTGGTAAAAGATCATTTTCCGGATAAATCATTTCTGACGACGCCCATGACGAAGGAAGTGGACCGCTGTGTGCTGGCCTTTGAGGAAGCCAAAAAGGGCCATGTGGTCTCCATGATCTGCAGCGGAGATGCCGGCGTCTACGGCATGGCTGGTTTGATGTATGAGGTGGGTGAGCAATATCCGGAGGTGGAGCTTACTATCATTCCGGGAGTGACGGCGGCGACAGGCGGCGCTGCTGTGCTAGGTGCGCCCCTGATCCATGATTTCTGCCTGATCAGCCTGAGCGATCTGCTGACCCCCTGGGAGAAGATCGAAAAGCGGCTTCTGAACGCCGCGGAGGCGGACTTTGTGATCTGCCTGTACAATCCTTCCAGCAGGAAACGTCATGACTATCTGGCGAAGGCCTGTGACCTGGTGCTGCGTTACAAGAGTGAGGATACCGTCTGCGGCATTGTGGAGAATATCGGGCGGGACGGTGAAGGATACCGGGTGATGTCTCTGAGGAAGCTGAGAGATACAGAGGTGGATATGTTCACCACGGTATTTATCGGCAACGCCCAGACGAAAGAGATCGCAGGGAAAATGGTAACGCCGCGGGGATATCGGGATGTATGAGGTTTTGCTTTTTGCCGGGACGGCAGAAGGAAGAAAAATAGCGGAATATATGGAAGAGCAGGGTATCAGGGCTCTGGTTTTTGTGGCTACGGAATATGGGGAGAGCCTGATCTCTTCCGGCCCTTCTCTTCAGGTGGAGTGGGGACGGCTTTCGGAAGCCGGAATGGAGGAGAAGATGGAGGCCAGCCCCGGCGCGCTGGTGATCGACGCCACCCATCCCTATGCGGCGGAGGTCACAGAGAATATCCGGACGGCCTGCCGGAAGACTGGAAGAAAGTATATCCGTGTCCTGAGGAAAAGTCAGGTCTCAGAGGAATGCGAGGCGGTATTTGTCGAAAGCCCCTCTGAGGCGGCGGATTACCTTTCAGGGCAGGAAGGAAGAATTCTGCTGACCACGGGCAGTAAGGAGTTGAAGGCGTTTACAGCCATTCCGGGCTATCGCGAGAGGGTTTACGCGAGAGTGCTTTCACTGCCTCAGGTTGTGGCGGAATGTTCAGAGCTGGGATTCCAGGGAAAACATCTGATCTGCATGCAGGGCCCATTTTCTAAGGAAATGAATTGTGCTCTGATCCGCCAGACAGGCGCCAGGTTCCTTGTGACGAAGGATACAGGCGCTGCCGGAGGATTTCTGGAAAAAGAAGAAGCTGCCAAAAGCTGCGGGTGCCGGCTGGTGATCATCGGAAGGCCGATGCAGGAGGAGGGGATTTCCCTTGAAGAATGCCTGGAACTGCTGGGGAGCCGTCCGGCTTCCGGGCAATCGGACGCTCTGGCGGCGGCTGTGCGTGAGCCCGGCACAGAACATATGGCGGTGATCCGGAACACTGCTGCGGCAGAACCTGAAGCGGAGATCGCTCTGGTGGGTATCGGCATGGGCGGCGCTGCCGGAGCAACCATGACTGTCGAGGCGAGGGAATACTGTGAGGGCGCAGAGCTTCTGATCGGGGCGAAGAGGATGGTGCAGGCCGTGGCGCGGCCAGGCCAGGAGATATTTGAGGAATACAGGGCGGAGGAGACCGCAGCGATCATCAGGAACCATTCCGGCTGCCGCAGGATCGCCGTTCTGCTGTCCGGAGACGTGGGCTTTTACAGCGGAGCGAAAAAGCTTTTGGCCCTGCTGCCGGAGAGTGCGCGGCTCATTCCGGGGATTGGCTCCCTGGTTTATTTCTGTGCGAAGCTGAAAACAGCCTGGGAGGATGTTACGATCACCAGCAATCACGGCAGGCACAGCAATCTGGTAGGCCTGTGCAACCGGAACAGAAAAGTTTTTTCTCTTATGGGAAAAGGAGAGGATATCCGCAGCCTCTGCCGGAAATTCCGTGATTATGGGATGAACGGGCTGACGGTTCATGTGGGTGAAAACCTGAGCTATCCGGAAGAACGGATTACAACGGGTAATCCCGGGGATTTCCTGGATTTTACCGGAGATTCTTTAAGTG includes:
- the cobK gene encoding precorrin-6A reductase; amino-acid sequence: MYEVLLFAGTAEGRKIAEYMEEQGIRALVFVATEYGESLISSGPSLQVEWGRLSEAGMEEKMEASPGALVIDATHPYAAEVTENIRTACRKTGRKYIRVLRKSQVSEECEAVFVESPSEAADYLSGQEGRILLTTGSKELKAFTAIPGYRERVYARVLSLPQVVAECSELGFQGKHLICMQGPFSKEMNCALIRQTGARFLVTKDTGAAGGFLEKEEAAKSCGCRLVIIGRPMQEEGISLEECLELLGSRPASGQSDALAAAVREPGTEHMAVIRNTAAAEPEAEIALVGIGMGGAAGATMTVEAREYCEGAELLIGAKRMVQAVARPGQEIFEEYRAEETAAIIRNHSGCRRIAVLLSGDVGFYSGAKKLLALLPESARLIPGIGSLVYFCAKLKTAWEDVTITSNHGRHSNLVGLCNRNRKVFSLMGKGEDIRSLCRKFRDYGMNGLTVHVGENLSYPEERITTGNPGDFLDFTGDSLSVILVENPEPELLVTHGIPDEAFLRDKVPMTKEEVREISVSKLQLTKDSVVYDVGAGSGSVSVEMARQSLEGQVFAVEKNPVAVELLYANRRRFRADNLTVVEGLAPEALVELPAPTHAFIGGSSGNLKEILELLLSKNPNIRVVINAITLETLSESLEALKALGFAGEDIASVSVAKSRTAGRYHMMMGQNPVYVIAAVGTGGGGHEA
- the cobM gene encoding precorrin-4 C(11)-methyltransferase, with translation MIHFVGAGAGAPDLITLRGKKYLEEADVIIYAGSLVNPQLLDYKKEGCKVYNSAVMTLEEVLEVMEGAEKGGLTTVRLHTGDPCLYGAIREQMDVLEEKGFAYDSCPGVSSFCGAASALDLEYTLPDVSQSVIITRMAGRTPVPDRESIESFAAHKATMVIFLSTGMLEELSERLVAGGYQADTPAAIVYKATWEDQKTCVCTVGTLAETARKENITKTALMIIGDVVTHSHYDRSKLYHPEFTTEFREGSK
- the cobJ gene encoding precorrin-3B C(17)-methyltransferase, with translation MNKIYVVGIGPGAYEKMTVEAAEALKKSDMIIGYTVYVDLVKDHFPDKSFLTTPMTKEVDRCVLAFEEAKKGHVVSMICSGDAGVYGMAGLMYEVGEQYPEVELTIIPGVTAATGGAAVLGAPLIHDFCLISLSDLLTPWEKIEKRLLNAAEADFVICLYNPSSRKRHDYLAKACDLVLRYKSEDTVCGIVENIGRDGEGYRVMSLRKLRDTEVDMFTTVFIGNAQTKEIAGKMVTPRGYRDV
- a CDS encoding cobalt-precorrin 5A hydrolase; this translates as MKITGICFTRAGMELAGKIKELLLQIPVEKEIVTQWFYKGKYFPEQKETGFEMITGSMRDWASDRFRDSDGIIFIGATGIAVRTIAPYVRDKRKDPAVLVLDEKGKFCIPLLSGHIGGANELAEWLASKIGSVPVITTATDVNGRFAVDVYAKKNDMVISNMTYAKEVSAALLSGEQVGFHTNFPVKGELPEGIVWSGEADLGIYISPSYHSAYFDHTLWLIPRCLTIGIGCRKGVSARQIEKLVEDTLRDYSLYPEAILQVATIDLKKDEPGLVEFCRSRELPLRTFTAGELKAVPGNFSSSGFVADITGVDNVCERSAVLAGGGKLIIKKVSGDGVTCAVTLQNRSVEF